The Longimicrobium sp. genome contains a region encoding:
- a CDS encoding bifunctional 3,4-dihydroxy-2-butanone-4-phosphate synthase/GTP cyclohydrolase II — translation MSFSRVEDAIQDIRDGKMVIVADDEDRENEGDLVCAATMVTPEIINFMATHARGLICLALTAERADELDLRQMTDNNTEALTTAFTVSVDAAHKFGVTTGISASDRAKTIQVCMDPASVPSDLRRPGHVFPLRARAGGVLRRVGQTEASVDLARLAGLPPGGVICEIMNEDGSMARRPELEEFAARHGMKFITVAQIVAYRLKRERLVHRAAEATIPTPSGEWRMIAYRNDVDQHEHVAMIKGEVEGRAGTLVRMHSECLTGDVFHSLRCDCGEQLDAAMQQISGEGHGVIVYLRQEGRGIGLVNKLRAYNLQDQGLDTVEANEALGFRPDLRDYGIGAQILLDVGLTSVRFLTNNPKKIVGLDGYGLSVAEQVPLEVKPNPHNADYLNTKRDKMGHLFPPTEDGELPPDEGEKLPPDEGEEPPILGQDEQPA, via the coding sequence ATGAGCTTTTCCCGCGTCGAGGACGCGATTCAGGACATACGCGACGGCAAGATGGTCATCGTGGCGGACGACGAGGACCGCGAGAACGAGGGCGACCTCGTATGCGCGGCCACGATGGTGACGCCCGAGATCATCAACTTCATGGCCACCCATGCGCGCGGCCTCATCTGCCTGGCGCTGACGGCGGAAAGGGCGGACGAGCTGGATCTCCGCCAGATGACCGACAACAACACGGAGGCGCTCACCACGGCCTTCACCGTGTCGGTGGATGCGGCCCACAAGTTCGGGGTGACGACGGGGATCAGCGCCAGCGACCGCGCCAAGACCATCCAGGTGTGCATGGACCCGGCGAGCGTGCCCAGCGACCTGCGGCGCCCGGGACACGTCTTTCCGCTGCGCGCCCGCGCCGGCGGCGTGCTGCGGCGCGTGGGGCAGACCGAGGCTTCGGTGGATTTGGCGCGGCTTGCGGGACTCCCGCCGGGCGGGGTGATCTGCGAGATCATGAACGAGGACGGCAGCATGGCGCGCCGTCCCGAGCTGGAGGAGTTCGCGGCACGGCACGGGATGAAGTTCATCACCGTCGCGCAGATCGTGGCGTACCGGCTGAAGCGCGAGCGGCTGGTGCACCGCGCCGCCGAGGCCACCATCCCCACGCCCTCGGGTGAGTGGCGGATGATCGCATACCGCAACGACGTGGACCAGCACGAGCACGTCGCCATGATCAAGGGCGAGGTGGAGGGAAGGGCGGGGACGCTGGTGAGGATGCACTCCGAGTGCCTCACCGGCGACGTCTTCCACTCGCTGCGCTGCGACTGCGGCGAGCAGCTGGACGCAGCCATGCAGCAGATCAGCGGCGAGGGGCACGGCGTGATCGTGTACCTGCGCCAGGAAGGGCGGGGGATCGGGCTGGTGAACAAGCTGCGCGCCTACAACCTGCAGGACCAGGGGCTGGACACGGTGGAGGCCAACGAGGCGCTCGGCTTCCGCCCGGACCTGCGCGACTACGGGATCGGCGCGCAGATCCTGCTGGACGTGGGGCTGACGTCGGTGCGCTTCCTGACCAACAACCCCAAGAAGATCGTGGGGCTGGACGGCTACGGCCTCTCCGTTGCGGAGCAGGTGCCGCTGGAGGTGAAGCCGAACCCGCACAACGCGGACTACCTGAACACCAAGCGCGACAAGATGGGCCACCTCTTCCCGCCGACGGAGGACGGGGAGCTCCCGCCCGATGAGGGCGAGAAGCTCCCGCCCGACGAGGGCGAGGAGCCACCAATCCTCGGCCAGGACGAACAGCCGGCATGA
- a CDS encoding zinc ribbon domain-containing protein, protein MPTYDYRCPQCGNDFEKFQKMSDEPVADCPECGTAAERRLSGGAGLLFKGSGFYITDYRGESYKKAADADKGGSSSGGESKGGESKGGSESKPAAESKPAPKSE, encoded by the coding sequence ATGCCAACGTACGATTATCGCTGCCCGCAGTGCGGCAACGACTTCGAGAAGTTCCAGAAGATGTCCGACGAGCCGGTGGCCGACTGCCCGGAGTGCGGAACGGCGGCCGAGCGGCGGCTTTCCGGCGGGGCGGGGCTCCTCTTCAAGGGGAGCGGCTTCTACATCACGGATTACCGCGGCGAGAGCTACAAGAAGGCGGCGGACGCGGACAAGGGCGGCTCGTCCTCGGGCGGGGAGTCCAAGGGCGGCGAATCCAAGGGCGGCAGCGAGTCGAAGCCGGCGGCCGAGTCCAAGCCCGCGCCCAAGAGCGAGTAG
- a CDS encoding methylmalonyl-CoA mutase family protein, translating to MSDTLAVTNLGEDSGTPDGGKASWTERAVTPALARHAERRERFESTSGVEVDRLYTPEDTAGLDYDRDLGYPGEFPFTRGIQPTMYRGRFWTMRQYAGFGTAEETNERFKLLLAAGQTGLSTAFDLPTQMGYDSDHSMAAGEVGRVGVAIDSLADMRKLLADIPLDRVSTSMTINATASILLAFYIAVADERGIPRNKISGTIQNDILKEYIARGTYVFPVEPSLRLITDIFAFCNAEVPKWNTISISGYHIREAGSTAAQEIAFTFADGLEYVRRAQAAGLDVNSFAPRLSFFFASHNDLFEEVAKFRAARRLWARLMRERFGASDEAAKLRFHTQTGGVTLQAQQPLNNVVRVTVQALAALLGGTQSLHTNGYDEALSLPTAQAATLALRTQQVLAFESGAADTVDPLAGSYFVESMTDAVEAKAREYLDKIEEMGGAASAIDYMQEEIHRAAYEHQIAVERGDRVIVGVNRFQAAEGDPVDLAQPDFTALEHGQQRQLAELKSSRDDGEVRARLEAIRAAARGTDNLMPHIIDAVKAMVTLGEISDALRAEWGVHRPA from the coding sequence ATGAGCGATACACTGGCGGTCACCAACCTGGGCGAAGACTCCGGGACCCCGGACGGCGGCAAGGCGTCGTGGACGGAGCGCGCCGTCACCCCCGCGCTCGCCAGGCACGCCGAGCGCCGCGAGCGCTTCGAATCGACCAGCGGTGTGGAGGTGGACCGCCTCTACACCCCCGAGGACACCGCCGGGCTCGACTACGACCGCGACCTCGGCTATCCGGGTGAGTTCCCCTTCACCCGCGGCATCCAGCCGACCATGTACCGCGGGCGCTTCTGGACGATGCGCCAGTACGCCGGCTTCGGGACGGCGGAGGAGACCAACGAGCGCTTCAAGCTCCTCCTGGCAGCGGGGCAGACGGGGCTCTCCACCGCCTTCGACCTCCCCACGCAGATGGGGTACGACTCCGACCACTCGATGGCCGCCGGCGAAGTCGGCCGCGTGGGCGTGGCGATCGACTCGCTGGCCGACATGCGCAAGCTGCTGGCGGACATCCCGCTGGACCGCGTTTCGACCTCGATGACGATCAACGCCACGGCATCCATCCTCCTCGCCTTCTACATCGCGGTGGCGGACGAGCGCGGCATCCCGCGCAACAAAATTTCGGGGACGATTCAGAACGACATCCTCAAGGAGTACATCGCGCGCGGCACCTACGTCTTTCCCGTGGAGCCGTCGCTGCGCCTGATCACGGACATCTTTGCGTTCTGCAACGCGGAGGTGCCGAAGTGGAACACCATCTCCATCAGCGGCTACCACATCCGCGAGGCGGGCTCGACCGCCGCGCAGGAGATCGCCTTCACCTTCGCGGACGGCCTGGAGTACGTGCGCCGCGCGCAGGCGGCGGGGCTGGACGTCAACAGCTTCGCGCCGCGCCTCTCCTTCTTCTTCGCCTCGCACAATGACCTGTTCGAGGAAGTCGCCAAGTTCCGCGCCGCCCGCCGCCTGTGGGCGCGGCTGATGCGCGAGCGCTTCGGCGCTTCCGACGAGGCGGCAAAGCTCCGCTTCCACACGCAGACGGGCGGAGTGACGCTGCAGGCGCAGCAGCCGCTCAACAACGTGGTGCGCGTAACGGTGCAGGCACTCGCCGCGCTGCTGGGCGGCACGCAGTCGCTGCACACCAACGGATACGACGAGGCGCTCTCCCTCCCCACTGCGCAGGCCGCCACGCTGGCGCTGCGTACGCAGCAGGTGCTCGCCTTCGAGAGCGGCGCCGCGGACACGGTGGACCCGCTCGCCGGCTCGTACTTCGTGGAGTCGATGACCGACGCCGTGGAGGCGAAGGCGCGCGAGTACCTGGACAAGATCGAGGAGATGGGCGGCGCGGCCTCCGCCATCGACTACATGCAGGAGGAGATTCACCGCGCCGCCTACGAGCACCAGATCGCCGTGGAGCGCGGCGACCGCGTCATCGTGGGCGTCAACCGCTTCCAGGCCGCCGAGGGCGATCCGGTGGACCTGGCCCAACCCGACTTCACCGCCCTGGAACACGGCCAGCAGCGCCAGCTCGCCGAGCTCAAGTCGTCGCGCGACGACGGCGAGGTACGCGCGCGCCTGGAAGCCATCCGCGCCGCCGCCCGCGGCACCGACAACTTGATGCCCCACATCATCGACGCCGTCAAAGCCATGGTCACCCTCGGCGAGATCAGCGACGCGCTGCGCGCCGAGTGGGGCGTGCACAGGCCGGCATGA
- a CDS encoding PfkB family carbohydrate kinase — MSLLVVGSVALDTVETPFGRAEDALGGSATFFSAASSLFSPVQLVGVVGDDYPVDALRFLEERGVDLAGVEHAQGESFRWSGVYTFDLSSRETLETRLGVFADFAPKIPEGFRDTELVFLGNIDPELQINVLDQVRRPRFVACDTMNLWIDIKRDRLLDLLKRVDLLLVNDGEARQLSGDFNLARAAKWIMDRGPRYLIIKKGEHGAILFTPNGVFFAPGYPLEEVFDPTGAGDAFAGGFMGHLARCGTTLDDADLRRAVIYGSVLGSFAVEKFSVERFKDLTMDEIEERARSFRDMTVFDLPVPAGV, encoded by the coding sequence ATGTCCCTTCTCGTCGTAGGAAGCGTCGCACTGGACACCGTGGAGACGCCCTTCGGCCGCGCGGAAGACGCGCTGGGCGGCTCGGCCACCTTCTTCTCGGCCGCGTCGTCGCTCTTTTCCCCCGTGCAGCTGGTGGGGGTCGTCGGCGACGACTACCCGGTGGACGCGCTCCGCTTCCTGGAGGAGCGCGGGGTGGACCTCGCCGGGGTGGAGCACGCCCAGGGCGAGAGCTTCCGCTGGTCGGGTGTGTACACGTTCGACCTCAGCTCGCGCGAGACGCTGGAGACGCGGCTGGGGGTGTTCGCCGACTTCGCGCCCAAGATCCCCGAGGGGTTCCGCGACACGGAGCTGGTGTTCCTGGGGAACATCGACCCCGAGCTGCAGATCAACGTGCTGGACCAGGTGCGGCGCCCGCGCTTCGTGGCGTGCGACACCATGAACCTGTGGATCGACATCAAGCGCGACCGCCTGCTGGACCTGCTCAAGCGCGTCGACCTGCTGCTGGTGAACGACGGCGAGGCGCGGCAGCTCTCCGGCGACTTCAACCTGGCGCGGGCGGCCAAGTGGATCATGGACCGCGGGCCGCGCTACCTGATCATCAAAAAGGGCGAGCACGGGGCGATCCTCTTCACCCCGAACGGCGTCTTCTTCGCCCCGGGCTACCCGCTGGAAGAGGTGTTCGACCCCACCGGCGCCGGCGACGCCTTCGCGGGCGGCTTCATGGGGCACCTGGCGCGATGCGGCACCACGCTGGACGACGCGGACCTGCGCCGCGCGGTGATCTACGGCTCGGTGCTGGGCTCGTTCGCGGTGGAGAAGTTCTCGGTGGAGCGCTTCAAGGATCTCACCATGGACGAGATCGAGGAGCGCGCGCGGTCCTTCCGCGACATGACGGTGTTCGACCTCCCGGTGCCCGCGGGTGTCTGA
- a CDS encoding AAA family ATPase: MEHAHLRSFEVEGYRAIRHLRLPQLERVNLFVGLNNTGKTSLLEAVQLYGTQSPVSVLLRTLRDRAGFRPRFSTVQGADVNAEQVYAAVEGARSLFHGNFTGSMCHPIRLGPTTREGNPLTIELPWATPEFLEESADLEIYLEFDSPLLRVAKGSAGNTLTVGRMLRGFSVPVPGTRRSTALVPVQGLDAASVNRMWDEAAASGHASDVEEALRTILPELERIYLIGESTNAGRSVAMQLAGTRRAVPLSSMGDGTNRVFALALACVQARDGVLLVDEIENGLHHTVQEAVWKMVFAFARQLDLQVFATTHSWDAVVGFQAAANQSSDEGLLYRLERETSGEIYAERYTEEEVAVAADQQVEVR, translated from the coding sequence ATGGAACACGCTCACCTTCGCAGCTTCGAGGTGGAAGGATATCGGGCAATTCGCCACCTCCGACTGCCTCAGTTAGAGCGGGTGAATCTATTTGTAGGGCTTAATAACACCGGCAAGACGTCACTGCTGGAAGCTGTTCAGCTTTACGGGACGCAATCCCCTGTGTCGGTGCTCCTCCGAACGCTTCGCGACCGAGCGGGATTTCGTCCGCGCTTTTCGACAGTGCAGGGCGCCGACGTGAATGCTGAACAGGTTTATGCCGCTGTTGAAGGGGCCCGATCTCTATTTCATGGCAATTTCACGGGCAGCATGTGTCACCCAATCCGTCTAGGTCCGACGACGAGAGAGGGCAACCCCCTCACGATTGAATTGCCGTGGGCTACACCCGAGTTTTTGGAGGAGTCGGCGGATCTTGAGATTTACCTTGAGTTTGACTCGCCACTTCTGCGAGTTGCTAAGGGCAGCGCGGGAAATACGCTGACAGTGGGTCGAATGCTGCGTGGCTTCAGCGTGCCCGTGCCAGGAACGCGGCGTAGCACAGCGTTGGTTCCCGTGCAGGGTCTCGACGCAGCGAGCGTGAACCGTATGTGGGATGAAGCCGCGGCATCTGGGCACGCGTCAGACGTCGAAGAAGCACTCCGTACAATTTTGCCAGAACTGGAGCGAATTTACCTCATCGGTGAGTCAACGAACGCGGGGAGGTCGGTTGCGATGCAACTCGCGGGAACACGCCGAGCGGTGCCGCTCTCGAGTATGGGCGATGGGACAAACCGGGTATTCGCCCTTGCTCTGGCATGTGTGCAGGCGCGGGATGGCGTGTTGCTTGTTGACGAAATCGAGAACGGGCTTCATCACACGGTTCAAGAAGCCGTTTGGAAGATGGTCTTTGCCTTCGCCCGGCAGCTTGACCTGCAGGTGTTCGCGACCACTCACAGTTGGGACGCCGTTGTTGGATTTCAGGCAGCAGCGAATCAGAGCAGTGACGAGGGACTGCTCTACCGCCTAGAACGCGAGACGAGCGGCGAGATCTACGCCGAGCGCTACACCGAAGAAGAGGTCGCTGTCGCTGCGGATCAGCAGGTTGAAGTCCGCTGA
- the ribD gene encoding bifunctional diaminohydroxyphosphoribosylaminopyrimidine deaminase/5-amino-6-(5-phosphoribosylamino)uracil reductase RibD: protein MSDDARWMARALELAGRGWGRVAPNPLVGAVIVRDGELVGEGWHTEYGRPHAEVEALRAAGEAARSATAFVTLEPCSHHGKTPPCTDALLAAGVRRVVFAASDPNPKAAGGGEVLRAAGVEVLGGVLAEEARDQNAVFFHAHSPAGAERPFVALKLALTLDGRIADHAGSSVWITGEEARSEVHRLRAGFDAVAVGSGTALADDPKLTVRGALEPRVPPVRVVFDRGLRLPLESALVTTAREVPVMVVAGTVPPAEHAAALETRGVRVLRAGNVHDGLRALREAGIGSLFVEGGATLASEMLRAGVVDRLYLFYAPLFLGPNGLGAFAGLENAAIVDAHRWRRLDTRSFGADTLITLAR, encoded by the coding sequence ATGAGCGACGACGCCCGCTGGATGGCGCGGGCCCTGGAGCTGGCGGGGCGCGGATGGGGACGCGTGGCGCCGAACCCGCTGGTAGGCGCCGTCATCGTGCGCGACGGCGAGCTGGTGGGCGAGGGATGGCACACGGAGTACGGCCGTCCCCACGCGGAGGTCGAGGCGCTCCGGGCCGCCGGCGAGGCGGCCCGGAGCGCCACCGCTTTCGTGACGCTGGAGCCGTGCAGCCACCACGGCAAGACGCCGCCCTGCACCGATGCCCTGCTCGCCGCAGGCGTCCGCCGCGTCGTCTTCGCCGCGTCGGATCCCAATCCAAAGGCGGCGGGCGGGGGCGAGGTGCTGCGCGCAGCGGGGGTGGAGGTGCTCGGCGGGGTACTGGCGGAGGAGGCGCGGGACCAGAACGCCGTCTTCTTCCACGCGCATTCGCCGGCGGGCGCGGAGCGGCCGTTCGTGGCGCTGAAGCTGGCGCTGACGCTGGACGGCCGCATCGCGGACCACGCGGGAAGCTCGGTGTGGATCACGGGAGAGGAAGCGCGCTCGGAGGTGCACCGCCTGCGCGCCGGCTTCGACGCGGTGGCCGTGGGATCGGGCACGGCGCTCGCGGACGATCCGAAGCTCACCGTGCGCGGCGCGCTGGAGCCGCGGGTGCCGCCGGTGCGCGTGGTATTCGATCGTGGCCTGCGCCTGCCGCTGGAGAGCGCGCTCGTCACGACGGCGCGCGAGGTGCCGGTGATGGTCGTCGCCGGCACCGTGCCGCCCGCGGAGCACGCCGCGGCACTGGAGACGCGGGGCGTGCGGGTGCTCCGCGCCGGCAACGTGCACGACGGGTTGCGCGCGCTGCGCGAGGCGGGCATCGGCTCGCTGTTCGTGGAGGGCGGCGCGACGCTGGCGAGCGAGATGCTGCGCGCGGGCGTGGTGGACCGGCTATACCTGTTCTACGCGCCGCTCTTCCTGGGCCCGAACGGACTCGGCGCGTTCGCGGGGCTGGAGAACGCCGCCATCGTCGACGCGCACCGCTGGCGCCGGCTGGACACGCGGAGCTTCGGCGCGGACACGCTGATCACACTCGCCCGCTGA
- a CDS encoding DUF3226 domain-containing protein: MSSRTGVTRTTNLLWVEGKDDSAVANSLCAAHEVPQGICKVEPKNGVNEILDTFFTRLKAPGAERFGIVVDANGNAQARWDSIRRTLSEYGYAEIPERLLLGGMIVPAPPHRPLFGAWIMPDNGAPGALEDFASALVPRDDVLWKRAGEAVDAIPEQDRRFPAGRRSKAHMHTWLAWQEQPGSPMGQAIGKGDLDAHAPAAQSFVAWLRRLMVDEAEVDSAG; this comes from the coding sequence ATGTCCTCGCGTACAGGTGTCACCCGCACGACGAACTTGCTCTGGGTGGAGGGCAAGGACGACAGCGCGGTGGCTAATAGTTTGTGCGCGGCGCATGAGGTGCCCCAGGGAATCTGCAAGGTGGAGCCGAAGAACGGGGTAAATGAGATTCTCGACACATTCTTTACTCGGTTGAAAGCACCAGGCGCAGAGCGATTTGGCATCGTGGTGGACGCGAACGGGAACGCGCAGGCTCGATGGGATTCGATTCGCCGTACACTCAGCGAATATGGGTACGCGGAGATCCCCGAGCGATTGCTTCTTGGTGGTATGATCGTACCCGCCCCTCCTCACCGTCCGCTGTTCGGCGCGTGGATCATGCCCGACAACGGCGCTCCCGGGGCGCTGGAGGACTTCGCTTCGGCGCTTGTACCGCGAGATGACGTGCTCTGGAAACGAGCCGGCGAAGCGGTGGACGCGATTCCGGAGCAGGATCGGCGCTTCCCCGCGGGCCGCCGGTCGAAGGCGCACATGCACACTTGGCTGGCGTGGCAGGAACAGCCCGGCTCGCCGATGGGGCAGGCGATCGGAAAGGGGGACCTCGACGCACATGCCCCCGCGGCTCAGAGCTTCGTCGCGTGGCTGCGGCGGCTGATGGTGGATGAGGCTGAGGTCGATAGCGCGGGCTGA
- a CDS encoding prephenate dehydrogenase/arogenate dehydrogenase family protein: MTGVRSAAVIGLGLIGGSVARDLVERGVRVLGYDRDPATVRDALRDGGIHEVLGSRLEGTEAVDLVMVAVPVTAAADVLRKLRVLSTALLTDVGSTKESIARAAEEVALGEQFVGSHPLAGDHRSGWSASRTGLFRGARVFLTPTTRTTLEALERARALWTSLGAHTEVMDAAEHDRRMAAVSHLPQALATALGSLLAHERLGRGDLGPGARDMTRLAGSSPEMWAAIAADNARHLSASVGAMQERLAGLRDALDAGDAERLRSFFEEGNRWFREDER, encoded by the coding sequence ATGACCGGCGTTCGTTCGGCCGCGGTCATTGGCCTTGGGCTCATCGGCGGGTCCGTGGCGCGCGATTTGGTCGAGCGCGGGGTGCGCGTGCTCGGCTACGACCGCGATCCGGCCACGGTGCGCGACGCGCTGCGCGATGGCGGCATCCACGAGGTGCTTGGGTCGAGGCTGGAGGGCACCGAGGCCGTCGATCTCGTCATGGTCGCCGTCCCCGTCACCGCCGCGGCGGACGTGCTGCGAAAGCTCCGCGTGCTCTCCACCGCGCTGTTGACGGATGTGGGGAGCACCAAGGAATCGATCGCCCGCGCCGCCGAAGAGGTAGCGCTCGGCGAGCAGTTCGTCGGCTCGCACCCGCTCGCGGGGGACCACCGCTCCGGGTGGAGCGCGTCGCGGACGGGGCTGTTCCGGGGTGCGCGGGTCTTCCTCACACCCACCACGCGCACGACACTCGAAGCGCTCGAACGGGCACGCGCGCTCTGGACTTCACTCGGCGCGCACACGGAGGTTATGGATGCGGCGGAGCACGACCGGCGCATGGCCGCCGTCAGCCACCTTCCGCAGGCGCTCGCCACCGCGCTCGGCTCGCTGCTGGCGCACGAGCGATTAGGGCGCGGCGATCTCGGGCCCGGCGCGCGGGACATGACGCGCCTGGCGGGGAGCTCGCCGGAGATGTGGGCGGCGATCGCGGCGGACAACGCGCGCCACCTGTCCGCGTCGGTCGGTGCGATGCAGGAGCGGCTGGCTGGGTTGCGGGATGCGCTCGACGCGGGGGACGCCGAGCGGCTCAGGAGCTTCTTCGAGGAAGGGAACCGCTGGTTTCGCGAGGACGAGCGGTAG
- a CDS encoding riboflavin synthase, with the protein MFTGIIEEIGTLADVREDRGGRIFHVACRTVLEGMRLGDSIAVDGVCLTATEIRPGGFTVEAVGTTLGRTTLGGFTRGRRVNLERAMALGARLGGHIVQGHVDGVGRVASIEHRGELVLIDFSLPEAVAAVTVLHGSITLNGISLTVNEVPAPGVCQVSIIPHTWDHTSLADLRVGDAVNLEGDTIGKYVRHLLGAPAGGDAAAANVRRAWGYEGESAKS; encoded by the coding sequence ATGTTCACCGGCATCATCGAAGAGATCGGCACCCTGGCCGACGTGCGCGAGGACCGCGGCGGGCGCATCTTCCACGTCGCCTGCCGCACGGTTCTGGAGGGGATGCGGCTGGGCGACAGCATCGCGGTGGACGGCGTGTGCCTGACCGCCACCGAGATCCGCCCCGGCGGCTTCACCGTGGAGGCCGTGGGCACGACGCTCGGACGCACCACGCTGGGCGGCTTCACGCGCGGGCGCCGGGTGAACCTGGAGCGTGCGATGGCGCTGGGTGCGAGGCTGGGCGGCCACATCGTGCAGGGCCACGTGGACGGCGTCGGCCGCGTCGCCTCCATCGAGCATCGCGGGGAGCTGGTGCTGATCGACTTCTCCCTTCCGGAGGCCGTCGCGGCGGTCACGGTGCTGCACGGCTCCATCACGCTCAACGGCATCTCGCTGACCGTGAACGAGGTCCCCGCGCCGGGCGTGTGCCAGGTGTCGATCATCCCCCACACCTGGGACCACACCAGCCTCGCCGACCTGCGCGTGGGCGACGCGGTGAACCTGGAGGGCGACACGATCGGCAAGTACGTACGGCATCTGCTGGGCGCGCCCGCCGGCGGCGATGCGGCCGCGGCGAACGTGCGGCGCGCATGGGGTTACGAAGGGGAAAGTGCTAAGTCCTAA
- the ribH gene encoding 6,7-dimethyl-8-ribityllumazine synthase — protein MKEHQGHLRGDGRRFGIVVARFNELITRPLLAGARDCLVRHGASDDDIEVAWVPGAWEIPSALDRLARTGRFDALIALGCVIRGATPHFDYVAGHAASGTGAVAQQHRMPVINGVLTTDTIEQAIERAGTKAGNKGWDAAAAAIEMADLFARLDAEDAGA, from the coding sequence ATGAAAGAGCATCAGGGGCACCTCAGGGGTGATGGGCGGCGGTTCGGGATCGTCGTGGCCCGCTTCAACGAGCTGATCACGCGCCCGCTGCTGGCCGGCGCCCGCGACTGCCTGGTGAGGCACGGCGCGTCGGACGACGACATCGAGGTGGCGTGGGTCCCCGGCGCGTGGGAGATCCCCTCCGCGCTGGACCGGCTGGCGCGCACGGGGCGGTTCGACGCCCTGATCGCCCTCGGCTGCGTCATCCGCGGCGCCACCCCCCACTTCGACTACGTGGCGGGGCACGCGGCCAGCGGCACCGGCGCCGTCGCGCAGCAGCACCGCATGCCGGTGATCAACGGCGTGCTGACCACCGACACCATCGAGCAGGCGATCGAGCGGGCCGGCACCAAGGCGGGGAACAAGGGGTGGGACGCGGCGGCGGCGGCCATCGAGATGGCGGACCTCTTCGCCCGCCTGGACGCGGAGGACGCCGGTGCGTAA
- a CDS encoding chorismate mutase, translating into MTEEQAAAELDRLRSEIERVDRAIVAQIAERVALAGLIGAAKKVLGLPTLDPRREAFVVRRAGELAREAGLPDEDTRYLFWHLIGMSRRAQLEQG; encoded by the coding sequence GTGACCGAGGAGCAGGCCGCGGCCGAGCTCGACCGGCTGCGCAGCGAGATCGAGCGCGTCGACCGCGCCATCGTGGCGCAGATCGCGGAGCGGGTGGCGCTAGCGGGGCTCATCGGAGCGGCCAAGAAGGTGCTCGGCCTCCCCACCCTCGACCCGCGCCGCGAGGCGTTCGTCGTCCGTCGCGCCGGCGAGCTGGCGCGCGAAGCCGGGCTCCCCGACGAGGACACGCGCTACCTCTTCTGGCACCTGATCGGCATGTCGCGCCGGGCGCAGCTGGAGCAGGGATGA
- the purM gene encoding phosphoribosylformylglycinamidine cyclo-ligase yields MSDTAPGLSYRAAGVDIDAAAHAMKGVAALVRSTATADTLSELGSFGGLFRVPADVRRPVLVASTDGVGTKLKVAFTTGRHGTVGEDLVNHCVNDILVQGARPLFFLDYVGVGRLEPGVVEELVSGVARGCRENGCALLGGETAEMPDMYSPGEYDLAGTIVGVVEEDRVLDGRAIRPGDVVVALASDGLHTNGYSLARRILFDRMGLSPDDAFPDEDGSVADVLLRVHRSYLRPLTPLLERGVLRGLAHITGGGLTDNVPRILPAGTAAHIRTSSWEVPAAFRVLQREGGVERAEMFRAFNMGIGMVAVAEAEDADAVVGALNAAGETAWIAGEIVPGERNVILE; encoded by the coding sequence GTGTCTGACACCGCCCCGGGGCTGTCGTACCGCGCCGCCGGCGTCGACATCGACGCGGCGGCGCACGCCATGAAGGGGGTGGCGGCGCTCGTGCGCTCCACCGCCACGGCGGACACGCTCTCGGAGCTGGGGTCGTTCGGCGGCCTCTTTCGGGTGCCGGCGGACGTGCGGCGGCCGGTGCTGGTGGCCAGCACGGACGGGGTGGGGACGAAGCTCAAGGTCGCCTTCACAACCGGACGCCACGGCACGGTGGGCGAGGACCTCGTCAACCACTGCGTCAACGACATCCTGGTGCAGGGGGCACGGCCGCTTTTCTTCCTCGACTACGTGGGGGTCGGGCGATTGGAGCCCGGCGTGGTTGAGGAGCTCGTCTCCGGGGTCGCGCGCGGGTGCCGCGAGAACGGGTGCGCGCTGCTGGGCGGCGAGACGGCGGAGATGCCGGACATGTACTCCCCCGGCGAGTACGACCTGGCCGGGACCATCGTGGGCGTGGTGGAGGAGGACCGCGTGCTGGACGGCCGCGCGATCCGTCCGGGCGACGTGGTGGTGGCGCTCGCGTCCGATGGGCTGCATACCAACGGCTATTCGCTGGCGAGGCGCATCCTGTTCGACCGCATGGGGTTGTCGCCGGACGACGCGTTTCCGGATGAAGACGGGAGCGTGGCCGACGTCCTGCTGCGCGTGCACCGCTCCTACCTGCGGCCGCTGACTCCGCTGCTGGAGCGCGGAGTGCTGCGGGGACTGGCGCACATCACGGGCGGCGGGCTCACGGACAACGTACCGCGCATCCTGCCTGCGGGGACGGCGGCGCACATCCGCACCTCGTCTTGGGAGGTGCCGGCGGCGTTCCGCGTGCTGCAGCGTGAGGGCGGGGTGGAGCGGGCGGAGATGTTCCGCGCCTTCAACATGGGGATCGGGATGGTGGCCGTCGCGGAAGCGGAGGACGCCGACGCGGTAGTCGGCGCGCTGAATGCGGCGGGCGAGACGGCCTGGATCGCGGGGGAGATCGTCCCCGGCGAACGCAACGTGATACTGGAGTGA